One segment of Palaemon carinicauda isolate YSFRI2023 chromosome 35, ASM3689809v2, whole genome shotgun sequence DNA contains the following:
- the su(w[a]) gene encoding splicing factor, suppressor of white-apricot homolog isoform X1, which produces MASELGRTLLENRSKDSTSTPDELLVFGYSCKLFRDNEKASFLDKGGHLIPWMGDDKLMIDRFDVRGALYDLKEAESGGGADRWEGLTEEEKADEERCDYERYLALYHDDIQHQAYQEEETKRLLAELGSDNYTYSQVGFSYDDQTMLAQQNYVVEQVPEVVQPEVEEPQEEEEMDYFPEKDEDTFVPPPELNVPMGMVVPETVKQNKIILKTSKFIAAQGGQMEILIKTKQAGNPMFSFLSFDHPLNAFYKHTTTMIKSGRYRPADDDDVKKARRDSEGSEGQYLHPSLSAGIKPDLTPGTPLSLHKPSADCSYSKLINKIKEKQKNSPTVEGIESPGSPSVSTIVSAPVVALAAAAITTPVVAASTPVAAPSTPAPSTPAPSTPAVVPSTPVVATSTPVADTKAPVVDASTPATGQKLDLSNRKKKKKGVGKSDSPEFKGLVDYPSFNRTNDNCSDDERKDDDELSDVKDKPDFVDGDELLATENSNEYANIKWPPPDVQMVIDKMASYIIKNGEEFESMVRTRNDPRFSFLNKDHEYFPYYRCKMRLYNEVYGDIFKENFEDKSSATAGSVGNGVSAASILEATSASTATPGSATTAGSAIKKDKRTSAKVPSTISFSIKSREQEVNLDRHSTFPVESSSTDDEDMDEEEREKRRIEREERRRKRKQKEKEEREKRERLEKERLMEKAEESSEASDDNEDVYDIFKYAQEMGGDKDDDPNLNDKFSNGELKKSQSSIAQNGNGHTPSAQPERKQQERRKKAAMFLSRLKKGSEDESSQPVYGPQLPPEIAAQMMNSTSRSGSSSSRSSEHSSSRSRSRSSSPGSGIPMPPQDSPAPPPPPPPIHSPSPTSTSNIDNEWGSNSEIPAVPDYGEDFRPLKRESSVLSGASEGERRSQSLEIRTSKSRHVDSSHREKSRSRKKHRHERSESRSPSSRRERKKRKRSRSRSRRHKKRRSRSRSHSKSHSILPNSKSSHKKKRRKHSSRHDRSERRSKRSRRSVSSSSSDSSEVTYSSRSSTPSESEVQVIDSPSQSKRGSRASSVVSVYASDLSILSSGLPRILEESLSAPGTPPIPAVSPSSTNTRLASVTQEKLASDKDSATDAGNGGSESEMASGPKEEKKEEKKLFDPQNSAAMARIAQGLRAKVHALLEKENKL; this is translated from the exons ATGGCGTCCGAACTTGGTCGGACTCTCCTAGAGAATCGTTCGAAAGATTCTACAAGTACACCCGATGAATTGTTAGTTTTTGGGTATTCGTGCAAGCTATTCAGAGACAATGAAAAGGCGTCGTTTTTGGATAAAGGGGGACATCTCATACCCTGGATGGGTGATGATAAGCTGATGATTGATAG GTTTGATGTACGTGGCGCTCTTTATGACTTGAAAGAAGCGGAATCTGGTGGTGGTGCGGACCGATGGGAAGGACTCACAGAAGAAGAAAAAGCAGATGAGGAGAGATGTGATTATGAGCGCTACCTTGCTTTATACCATGACGATATCCAACATCAAGCATATCAAG AGGAAGAAACCAAACGCCTCTTGGCAGAACTGGGATCTGATAACTACACTTACAGCCAAGTTGGCTTTAGTTACGACGATCAGACCATGTTGGCCCAACAGAACTATGTCGTGGAGCAAGTGCCTGAAGTGGTTCAACCAGAAGTGGAGGAACCACAAGAGGAGGAGGAAATGGATTACTTCCCCGAGAAAGACGAAGATACTTTTGTGCCTCCACCCGAGTTGAATGTTCCCATGGGCATGGTGGTG CCAGAAACTGTGAAGCAAAATAAGATCATCTTGAAAACGTCCAAGTTTATTGCTGCCCAGGGCGGACAAATGGAGATCTTGATCAAGACCAAGCAAGCTGGTAATCCGATGTTCAGCTTTCTGTCATTTGATCATCCTCTCAATGCTTTCTACAAACACACGACCACAATGATTAAGAGTGGCAG ATACCGGCCAGCTGATGATGACGATGTGAAAAAAGCCCGCAGGGACAGTGAAGGAAGTGAAGGACAGTACCTCCACCCCTCTCTTTCAGCAGGGATCAAGCCTGACCTCACCCCGGGGACACCCTTGTCCCTCCATAAGCCTTCTGCTGACTGTTCCTACTCAAAGCTAATTAATAAGATTaaagagaagcagaaaaattctcCCACTGTCGAAGGAATAGAATCTCCTGGATCCCCTAGTGTATCTACCATAGTTTCTGCACCAGTTGTAGCATTAGCGGCAGCCGCTATAACTACTCCAGTTGTCGCTGCCTCGACCCCAGTTGCAGCTCCCTCAACTCCAGCTCCCTCAACTCCAGCTCCCTCGACTCCAGCTGTAGTCCCCTCAACTCCAGTTGTAGCCACATCGACTCCAGTCGCAGATACTAAAGCTCCAGTCGTTGATGCATCAACTCCTGCCACGGGACAGAAGTTGGATCTCTCGAAccgcaagaaaaagaaaaaaggtgtTGGCAAGAGCGATTCGCCAGAATTCAAGGGTTTGGTAGATTATCCTTCTTTCAATCGAACTAATGATAATTGCTCAGATGATGAGAGGAAAGATGACGACGAACTTAGCGACGTAAAAGATAAGCCAGACTTTGTCGATGGTGATGAGCTGCTAGCTACAGAGAACTCCAATGAATATGCTAATATAAAATGGCCGCCTCCTGATGTACAAATGGTTATTGATAAGATGGCCAGCTATATAATTAAGAATGGAGAGGAGTTCGAATCTATGGTGCGCACCAGAA ATGATCCACGGTTCAGCTTCTTAAATAAAGACCACGAGTACTTCCCTTACTATCGCTGCAAGATGCGACTTTACAATGAAGTCTATGGAGACATTTTTAAGGAAAACTTTGAG gataaaagCTCCGCAACAGCTGGCAGTGTTGGAAACGGCGTAAGTGCAGCGTCCATCTTAGAAGCCACTTCGGCATCAACAGCTACACCTGGGTCGGCCACCACAGCGGGAAGTGCCATAAAGAAGGACAAGCGCACCAGTGCCAAAGTGCCATCTACTATTAGTTTTTCCATCAAGTCGAGGGAACAGGAAGTCAATCTTGATCGGCATTCTACATTCCCCGTTGAATCGTCCTCCACCGACGACGAAGATATGgacgaggaggagagagagaaaagaagaatcgAACGCGAAGAAAGGCGAAGGAAGCGCAAgcagaaagaaaaggaagaaagggaaaagcgagaaagattggaaaaagagAGGCTGATGGAAAAAGCTGAAGAATCCAGTGAAGCATCAGACGATAATGAGGATGTTTACGACATATTTAAATATG CACAGGAAATGGGTGGTGACAAGGATGACGACCCTAACTTGAATGATAAATTCAGCAACGGGGAACTCAAAAAGTCGCAGAGCAGCATTGCCCAGAACGGGAATGGCCATACACCCTCGGCGCAACCGGAAAGAAAACAGCAGGAACGGCGGAAGAAAGCTGCCATGTTTTTGTCTCGATTGAAGAAGGGTAGTGAAGACGAGTCCTCGCAACCCGTTTATG GTCCACAGCTCCCACCGGAAATTGCTGCCCAAATGATGAATTCGACATCGCGTTCCGGAAGCTCTTCATCAAGAAGCTCGGAGCACTCGTCCTCAAGATCAAGATCCCGGTCCTCTAGTCCAGGTTCGGGCATCCCCATGCCACCTCAAGACTCCCCTgctcctccacccccacccccaccaatTCATTCACCTTCACCAACTTCAActtcaaatattgacaatgaatG gggtTCAAATTCTGAAATACCAGCCGTACCTGATTATGGGGAAGACTTCAGGCCATTGAAACGAGAATCCTCAGTTCTTTCAG GAGCCAGTGAGGGAGAAAGGAGAAGTCAGAGTCTTGAGATCAGAACCAGCAAATCCCGGCACGTAGATTCAAGTCACCGGGAAAA ATCTAGAAGTCGCAAAAAGCACCGACACGAGCGGTCAGAGAGCCGTTCTCCTAGCAGTCGCCGGGAAAGGAAAAAACGGAAGAGGTCGAGGTCGCGCTCCAGACGGCACAAGAAACGTCGTTCCCGTTCACGTTCTCACTCCAAATCTCACAG CATTTTACCCAATAGCAAATCATCACacaagaagaaaaggagaaagcaCAGTAGCCGACATGACCGTAGTGAGAGGAGAAGTAAGAGATCTAGACGAAGCGTTTCGTCGTCGTCGTCAGATTCGTCTGAGGTTACATATTCTTCTAGATCATCGACGCCTTCGGAAAGCGAGGTTCAAGTGAT AGACTCTCCAAGCCAAAGCAAAAGAGGGTCACGAGCTTCTAGCGTTGTCAGTGTCTATGCTTCGGATCTCTCCATACTAAG TTCTGGTCTTCCAAGAATATTAGAAGAAAGCCTTTCAGCTCCTGGTACACCGCCAATACCAGCAGTTTCTCCTAGTTCCACAAACACCCGGCTGGCTTCCGTCACTCAGGAGAAGTTAGCAAGTGATAAGGATAGTGCGACAGATGCTGGAAATGGTGGATCAGAAAGTGAAATGGCTAGTGGACcaaaggaagagaagaaagaggagaagaagcTCTTTGACCCTCAGAATAGCGCAGCGATGGCAAGGATTGCACAG GGGTTGCGAGCAAAAGTTCACGCCCTGCTGGAGAAAGAGAACAAACTTTGA
- the su(w[a]) gene encoding splicing factor, suppressor of white-apricot homolog isoform X2 — MASELGRTLLENRSKDSTSTPDELLVFGYSCKLFRDNEKASFLDKGGHLIPWMGDDKLMIDRFDVRGALYDLKEAESGGGADRWEGLTEEEKADEERCDYERYLALYHDDIQHQAYQEEETKRLLAELGSDNYTYSQVGFSYDDQTMLAQQNYVVEQVPEVVQPEVEEPQEEEEMDYFPEKDEDTFVPPPELNVPMGMVVPETVKQNKIILKTSKFIAAQGGQMEILIKTKQAGNPMFSFLSFDHPLNAFYKHTTTMIKSGRYRPADDDDVKKARRDSEGSEGQYLHPSLSAGIKPDLTPGTPLSLHKPSADCSYSKLINKIKEKQKNSPTVEGIESPGSPSVSTIVSAPVVALAAAAITTPVVAASTPVAAPSTPAPSTPAPSTPAVVPSTPVVATSTPVADTKAPVVDASTPATGQKLDLSNRKKKKKGVGKSDSPEFKGLVDYPSFNRTNDNCSDDERKDDDELSDVKDKPDFVDGDELLATENSNEYANIKWPPPDVQMVIDKMASYIIKNGEEFESMVRTRNDPRFSFLNKDHEYFPYYRCKMRLYNEVYGDIFKENFEDKSSATAGSVGNGVSAASILEATSASTATPGSATTAGSAIKKDKRTSAKVPSTISFSIKSREQEVNLDRHSTFPVESSSTDDEDMDEEEREKRRIEREERRRKRKQKEKEEREKRERLEKERLMEKAEESSEASDDNEDVYDIFKYAQEMGGDKDDDPNLNDKFSNGELKKSQSSIAQNGNGHTPSAQPERKQQERRKKAAMFLSRLKKGSEDESSQPVYGPQLPPEIAAQMMNSTSRSGSSSSRSSEHSSSRSRSRSSSPGSGIPMPPQDSPAPPPPPPPIHSPSPTSTSNIDNEWGSNSEIPAVPDYGEDFRPLKRESSVLSGASEGERRSQSLEIRTSKSRHVDSSHREKSRSRKKHRHERSESRSPSSRRERKKRKRSRSRSRRHKKRRSRSRSHSKSHSKSSHKKKRRKHSSRHDRSERRSKRSRRSVSSSSSDSSEVTYSSRSSTPSESEVQVIDSPSQSKRGSRASSVVSVYASDLSILSSGLPRILEESLSAPGTPPIPAVSPSSTNTRLASVTQEKLASDKDSATDAGNGGSESEMASGPKEEKKEEKKLFDPQNSAAMARIAQGLRAKVHALLEKENKL, encoded by the exons ATGGCGTCCGAACTTGGTCGGACTCTCCTAGAGAATCGTTCGAAAGATTCTACAAGTACACCCGATGAATTGTTAGTTTTTGGGTATTCGTGCAAGCTATTCAGAGACAATGAAAAGGCGTCGTTTTTGGATAAAGGGGGACATCTCATACCCTGGATGGGTGATGATAAGCTGATGATTGATAG GTTTGATGTACGTGGCGCTCTTTATGACTTGAAAGAAGCGGAATCTGGTGGTGGTGCGGACCGATGGGAAGGACTCACAGAAGAAGAAAAAGCAGATGAGGAGAGATGTGATTATGAGCGCTACCTTGCTTTATACCATGACGATATCCAACATCAAGCATATCAAG AGGAAGAAACCAAACGCCTCTTGGCAGAACTGGGATCTGATAACTACACTTACAGCCAAGTTGGCTTTAGTTACGACGATCAGACCATGTTGGCCCAACAGAACTATGTCGTGGAGCAAGTGCCTGAAGTGGTTCAACCAGAAGTGGAGGAACCACAAGAGGAGGAGGAAATGGATTACTTCCCCGAGAAAGACGAAGATACTTTTGTGCCTCCACCCGAGTTGAATGTTCCCATGGGCATGGTGGTG CCAGAAACTGTGAAGCAAAATAAGATCATCTTGAAAACGTCCAAGTTTATTGCTGCCCAGGGCGGACAAATGGAGATCTTGATCAAGACCAAGCAAGCTGGTAATCCGATGTTCAGCTTTCTGTCATTTGATCATCCTCTCAATGCTTTCTACAAACACACGACCACAATGATTAAGAGTGGCAG ATACCGGCCAGCTGATGATGACGATGTGAAAAAAGCCCGCAGGGACAGTGAAGGAAGTGAAGGACAGTACCTCCACCCCTCTCTTTCAGCAGGGATCAAGCCTGACCTCACCCCGGGGACACCCTTGTCCCTCCATAAGCCTTCTGCTGACTGTTCCTACTCAAAGCTAATTAATAAGATTaaagagaagcagaaaaattctcCCACTGTCGAAGGAATAGAATCTCCTGGATCCCCTAGTGTATCTACCATAGTTTCTGCACCAGTTGTAGCATTAGCGGCAGCCGCTATAACTACTCCAGTTGTCGCTGCCTCGACCCCAGTTGCAGCTCCCTCAACTCCAGCTCCCTCAACTCCAGCTCCCTCGACTCCAGCTGTAGTCCCCTCAACTCCAGTTGTAGCCACATCGACTCCAGTCGCAGATACTAAAGCTCCAGTCGTTGATGCATCAACTCCTGCCACGGGACAGAAGTTGGATCTCTCGAAccgcaagaaaaagaaaaaaggtgtTGGCAAGAGCGATTCGCCAGAATTCAAGGGTTTGGTAGATTATCCTTCTTTCAATCGAACTAATGATAATTGCTCAGATGATGAGAGGAAAGATGACGACGAACTTAGCGACGTAAAAGATAAGCCAGACTTTGTCGATGGTGATGAGCTGCTAGCTACAGAGAACTCCAATGAATATGCTAATATAAAATGGCCGCCTCCTGATGTACAAATGGTTATTGATAAGATGGCCAGCTATATAATTAAGAATGGAGAGGAGTTCGAATCTATGGTGCGCACCAGAA ATGATCCACGGTTCAGCTTCTTAAATAAAGACCACGAGTACTTCCCTTACTATCGCTGCAAGATGCGACTTTACAATGAAGTCTATGGAGACATTTTTAAGGAAAACTTTGAG gataaaagCTCCGCAACAGCTGGCAGTGTTGGAAACGGCGTAAGTGCAGCGTCCATCTTAGAAGCCACTTCGGCATCAACAGCTACACCTGGGTCGGCCACCACAGCGGGAAGTGCCATAAAGAAGGACAAGCGCACCAGTGCCAAAGTGCCATCTACTATTAGTTTTTCCATCAAGTCGAGGGAACAGGAAGTCAATCTTGATCGGCATTCTACATTCCCCGTTGAATCGTCCTCCACCGACGACGAAGATATGgacgaggaggagagagagaaaagaagaatcgAACGCGAAGAAAGGCGAAGGAAGCGCAAgcagaaagaaaaggaagaaagggaaaagcgagaaagattggaaaaagagAGGCTGATGGAAAAAGCTGAAGAATCCAGTGAAGCATCAGACGATAATGAGGATGTTTACGACATATTTAAATATG CACAGGAAATGGGTGGTGACAAGGATGACGACCCTAACTTGAATGATAAATTCAGCAACGGGGAACTCAAAAAGTCGCAGAGCAGCATTGCCCAGAACGGGAATGGCCATACACCCTCGGCGCAACCGGAAAGAAAACAGCAGGAACGGCGGAAGAAAGCTGCCATGTTTTTGTCTCGATTGAAGAAGGGTAGTGAAGACGAGTCCTCGCAACCCGTTTATG GTCCACAGCTCCCACCGGAAATTGCTGCCCAAATGATGAATTCGACATCGCGTTCCGGAAGCTCTTCATCAAGAAGCTCGGAGCACTCGTCCTCAAGATCAAGATCCCGGTCCTCTAGTCCAGGTTCGGGCATCCCCATGCCACCTCAAGACTCCCCTgctcctccacccccacccccaccaatTCATTCACCTTCACCAACTTCAActtcaaatattgacaatgaatG gggtTCAAATTCTGAAATACCAGCCGTACCTGATTATGGGGAAGACTTCAGGCCATTGAAACGAGAATCCTCAGTTCTTTCAG GAGCCAGTGAGGGAGAAAGGAGAAGTCAGAGTCTTGAGATCAGAACCAGCAAATCCCGGCACGTAGATTCAAGTCACCGGGAAAA ATCTAGAAGTCGCAAAAAGCACCGACACGAGCGGTCAGAGAGCCGTTCTCCTAGCAGTCGCCGGGAAAGGAAAAAACGGAAGAGGTCGAGGTCGCGCTCCAGACGGCACAAGAAACGTCGTTCCCGTTCACGTTCTCACTCCAAATCTCACAG CAAATCATCACacaagaagaaaaggagaaagcaCAGTAGCCGACATGACCGTAGTGAGAGGAGAAGTAAGAGATCTAGACGAAGCGTTTCGTCGTCGTCGTCAGATTCGTCTGAGGTTACATATTCTTCTAGATCATCGACGCCTTCGGAAAGCGAGGTTCAAGTGAT AGACTCTCCAAGCCAAAGCAAAAGAGGGTCACGAGCTTCTAGCGTTGTCAGTGTCTATGCTTCGGATCTCTCCATACTAAG TTCTGGTCTTCCAAGAATATTAGAAGAAAGCCTTTCAGCTCCTGGTACACCGCCAATACCAGCAGTTTCTCCTAGTTCCACAAACACCCGGCTGGCTTCCGTCACTCAGGAGAAGTTAGCAAGTGATAAGGATAGTGCGACAGATGCTGGAAATGGTGGATCAGAAAGTGAAATGGCTAGTGGACcaaaggaagagaagaaagaggagaagaagcTCTTTGACCCTCAGAATAGCGCAGCGATGGCAAGGATTGCACAG GGGTTGCGAGCAAAAGTTCACGCCCTGCTGGAGAAAGAGAACAAACTTTGA